ATGTCGAACGCCTGGCCCTCGCAGATCTTCGTGCACGTCGAGGCCAGTTTGGACACCGCGCGGACCGACCGATCGGGCTCGGCGCCGGTCTCCAGCATGCTCTCGAAGGCCTTCGAGTACAGCGTGTCGCCGGCGAGGATCGCGGTCTCGAGGTCGTACTCGCGGTGGACCGCCGGCACGCCCCGCCGGAGGTCGTCGTCGTCCATGATGTCGTCGTGGATCAGCGTGAACGACTGGATCATCTCGACGGACGCGGCGGCGGCCATCAGGTCGATCTCGCCGCCGTCCAGCGTCGGGAACGCGCGGTAGTCGACCGACAGCGGCTCGACGTCCGCGAGCGCCTCGGCGGCCAGCAGGACCATCGTCGGGCGGAGTCGCTTGCCGCCCGCGTCCAGCAGGTACCGCGAGGCCTCATACAGCCGCTCGGGCTCGACGACCGGAAGCTCGTCCGGGATCGCGTCGTTGACCCGTTCTCGTCGCGCGAGGATCGCCTCCTCGACGCGCTGTCCTCTCTGGACCATCCTACTCGGTCAGCTGGATCATGTTCCCGTTACGCGTGACGTGCAGGTCCCGGCCCAGCTTGTACCCCTCGTTCTCGGCGAGGTCCACGTACGAGGAGTAGCCCTTCATGTCCTGGTGGGCGGGGATGACGTTCCGCGGCTGGAGCGCCTGCAGCATCTCGTAGTGGCCCTCCTGGTTGAGGTGGCCGGAGACGTGGATGTCGTCGTAGATGCGGGCGCCCTGCATGCCCAGCAGCTTCTCGGACTGGTAGCGCTGGCCCTCGTTGGTCGGCTCCGGGATGACCCGGGCCGAGAAGACGACCTTGTCGCCCTCGTCCAGCTCGTAGGGCGTCTCGCCGCGGCCCATCCGGGTGAGCATCGCACGGGGCTCGCCCTGGTGGCCCGTGACGATCGGCAGGAAGTTCTCCTTGCCGTCGTTCATGATCCGCTTGAACGTCCGGTCGACGGACTTGCGGTGGCCGTACATGCCCAGGTCCTCGGGGAACTCGACGAAGTCCAGGCGCTCGGCCGTCCCGGAGTACTTCTCCATGGAGCGGCCCAGCAGGACCGGCTGGCGACCGATGTCGTCGGCGAACTCAACGAGGCTCTTCACGCGGGCGATGTGGCTGGAGAACGTCGTGGCGACGATGCCGCCGTCGTAGTCCTCCATGCTGTACATGACGTCCTTCAGGTGCCGACGAGCGACCGACTCGGATGGCGTGCGGCCCTTCTTGTTGGCGTTGGTGCAGTCCTCGATGTAGCAGAGGACGCCCTCGTCCTCGCGACCGATCTCGCGGAACCGCTCCATGTCGATGGGGTCGCCCAGGACCGGCGTGTGGTCCATCCGCTTGTCCAGCCCGTAGACGACCGCGCCCTCCGGCGTGTGGAGGACGGGGTTGATCGCGTCGATGATGGAGTGAGTGACGTTGACGAACTCCAGTTCGTTGCGCTCGCCGATCGACATCGTGCCGCCGGCCTCCATCTTCACGAGGTCGTTCTGGACCCCGAACTTCTCCTCGCCCTTGATCTGCTGTTTGACCAGTTCGATCGTGAACGGCGTCGCAACGATGGGCGCGTCGTAGCGGTGGGCCAGCTTGGAGATGGCGCCGATGTGGTCGAGGTGGCCGTGCGTCGGCACGATGGCCTTCACGTCGCCCTCGAGGTCGGACATGACGCGGTCGTCCGGGATCGCGCCCATGTCGATCAGATCGAGGGAGTGCATCCGCTCGGTCTCGACGTTGTCGTGAATCAGTACCTTCGAGAGGTTCAGCCCCATGTCGAAGATGACGACGTCCTCGCCCGCACGCACCGCCGTCATCTGTCGGCCGACCTCCTCGTAACCGCCGATTGTCGCGATTTCGACTTCCATAGTTGTCTCTCCGAGGGAAGCCGTCCGCGTGCGGGGTGTGCCGTCCGGCTACGACAGAGGTCAGGTCGCTCGCGCGACTGGTCCGTGCTCCGCAGGCCGGCCGGGCGGTGCCCGTAGCCCCGGAGCGGTGGTGGGGGACGCCGATCGTCCCTGACGGATGTCCGTCGTCCGCCGGCCGTCCCCGCGCCGGACGGCCGTACGCTCGGTTACGTCGGGCTACGGTACGCCGGCCTAAAAACTGTGTGGGTTCCCGTCAGATCCCGAGAGTCGTCAACCCAGGTAGTCGTCGAGCGGGTCGTCGTCGGTCTCGGGCTCGAAGGAGTCGACGCCCTCGTCGGCGAGCGTCCCCTCGTCGGGTTCGTCTTCTGCCCGTTCGCCGTCGCCGAAGCCGTTCCCGGTCTCGTCGGCGTCGAATCGGCCCTCGTCACCGGCGGCGTCGCCGCCGACGGTCGGATCGTCGTCGGCTGCGGGCCCGTCGGCGAGCTCGCGGTCGGCAACTCCGCGGCCGGTACCAGCCGGATCAGCTCCGGCCGACTCCCCGGCGTCCGGGCCGTCGGTCGCGGGCGATCCCTCGCCCGGATCGATGACGGTCTCTCGGTCTACGGCCGGCCCGTCGGCGTCGAAGCGGTCCCGTTCCGGGCCGCGGTCGCTTCCGGGCGTCGCGCTCGCGCCGTCACCGGCGTCGACTCGCCCGGTCTGATCGGCTCCTTCCCCCGACGAGGCGAACGGATCGTCACCGGCGGGCTCGTCAGCCGCGACGCCGTCCGCCTGCTCGCGGAGCTGGTCCCAGGTCCGGCCCTCATCGGGGCTGGCCCGGGGATCGGCCCCCTCGCCCGGCAGGTCGTCCGCTTCCTCGCGTCCGTTGCCTGGCGCCTCGTCGCTCAGGCCGTCGCCTCGCTCGCCGGCTGTCGCACCGCCGGCCGGGCTCTCGGTCTCATCGGCGGCCTCCGCCGCCTCGGACTGCTCGAACTCGGAGGGATCCGGCGGGGTCCACTCCGGCGGCTCGCCGTCGGCGGGCTCGGTCGCCCTCGTATCGGCGGGCTCCCGGGGCGCGTCGCCCGCGTCTACCGGTTCACCGCCCCCGGAGTCGGGTTGTACGTCGCCCGCGGCGTTCCCCTGCTCACCGGGTCGATCCGCCTGCGTCTGGTCGGCTGCGCCGGCCGCGCTGGCCGCATCGGCCGCGTCGCCGACCCCGGGCGCTCCGTCAGCCGCGCTCGGCGACGCCTCGGCAGGCCCCTCGCGGGGAGCCGGTTCCGGGTCGGGATCAGGCGTCGTATTCGGCTCGGAAGCGGCCGAGTTAGCGCCGGACGGGGGCGACTCCGCGTCGCCCTCGTCGGCGGCGGACCGCGCGGCGGCCGACGTCGCTGCGCCCGTCGGTTCCTCGTCCGCCCCGTCGGCCTCCGCGTCGTTCGATTCTCCCTCCTCGGTTCGTTCGTCGCCCCCGGATACGCCGGCCCCGCCGGACGTCGCGTCCGTCTCCGGTTCGTCGTCAGCCACGGTGCTCGCGGCGTCTCCCGCCGACTGCGCGGCCCCGGTAGCAGCGGCGTCGACGACTAACTTGTAGAACAGTCCGAACACGCCGGTCAGCGCCACCAGCACGCCGGCGACGACGAGGAGGGCGCCGACGGCCACGTAGGGGTTCGACAGGGCGGCCAGCGAGGGACTCGCCAGCGAGGCGCCGCTGCTCGCGGCGACGTACGCGCCGGCCGCCGCGGGGACGCCACCGAAGGCCACCGCTCCGGAGAGATAGCCCACGAACTTCGCGCCGTACTTGTACGCGTCGGCCAGCCCAACGGCTTGCATGCCAGAGACATAACCAAAGGCGACCAAATAGGTTTCCCACAACTGGCTCGGAAGCGGCAACTAATCGGCGGCTCCACTTCCCGGATCGATAGTCGGCAGACCGACCGCGTTACCGCCCATCGACGGTCGTTCCAGGCGCCTCGCCGGCCAGGAAGCCGGCCAGCGCGTCGGGCCCGAAGATCTGCGCGGGCGCGTCGAGCGCGAGCAGCGACCGGACCTTGCCGGCCATCCCGCCGGAGACGTCCGTCGCGTCGCTGTCGCCGAGCACGTCGGCGACCTCGTCTATCGAACCGATCCTGTCGATCACCGCATCCTCGCCGTCGAGGACCCCGGGCACGGTCGAGCAGAGGCCGACCCGGTCCGCGTCGACCGCCGGCGCCACTTCCACCACGAGTTCGTCCCCCGAGACGACAGTCACGCCCTCGCCCTCGTGGGCGACGACGTCGCCGTGGAGCACGGGCGCGAACCCCTCGCCCAGGAGCCGGCGGATCTGGTCGGTGGGCAGGGAGAGGTCGCCGTCGGCGTTTCGCGACCCGGCCGAGAGCGGTCGGACGGGCAGCGCCGGGACCCCCGCCGACTGGAGCGCGTCGACGACCTCGCGGCTGAGGCGGGTCATCGCGTCGTGGATGGCCAGCGCGTCCGCGGCGTCGCGGGTCCCCCGCTCCGTCGTCACGCCGTGCTCGTCCGCGTAGTGGTGGCCGAAGCTCCCGCCGCCGTGGACGACCACGAGGTCCGCGTCGGCCTCGCCCAGCGCGGCCGCCGCCGCGTCGAGCGCGTCGCGGTCGACCGTCTCGGACTCGGACTTGTCCGTGATCACGCTCCCCCCGAGCTTGACGACGACCGTCCCGGTCATTCGACGCGGACCCCCTCGCAGGCGAGCTCGGCGCGGAAGGCCTCCTCGCAGTCAGGCGTGTAGTCCAGCGCCGTCAGCGGCGCGTCGGAGGGGTCGAGCGCGACGATGCAGCCCCCGCCGCCCGCGCCCGTCAGCTTGGCGCCGTGGGCCCCGGCCTCCCGAGCGGCCCACACCATCGCGTCCAGCGAGCGCGCGGAGACGCCCAGCGCCGACAGCAGGCCGTGGTTGACGTCCATGAGCTGGCCCAGTCGCTCCAAGTCGCCGTCGACGAGCGCCGACTCGCCCTCGCGGACCAGGTCGCCGATGGCGGAGACGGTGTCGGCGGCGAAGCCGTACTCCTCGCGCAGGTCCCGCACCCCGGCGACGAGTTCGCCGGTGTCGCCCGCACCGCCGTCGTAGCCGATCAGGAAGGGGAGGTCGTCGACGCCGTCGATGGTCCGGCAGTCGTCGCCCTCGACGCGGACGGCGCCGCCCATCGCCGAACAGAACGTGTCCGCCCGCGAGGCCTGGCCGTCCTGGACCTCGTGCTCGACGCGGTAGGCGCGCTCGGCGATCTCCTCGGGCGCGAGCTCCGCGCCCAGTTCCCGCGCGGCCGCCTCGATGGCAGCCACCGTGACGGCCGCCGACGAGCCCAGGCCTGCGCCCAGCGGGATGGCGCTCTCGATGCTGACCTCGAAGCCGACGTCCTCGACGCCGGCGGCGTCTCTCGCCTGCGCGACGGCCTCGCTGACGTAGCCCATCCCCGCCTCGACCATCGACTCGGGGGCGTCGACGTCGGGGTGGTCGCCGTTCCCGAACTCGACCGTGAACCCGTCGAGCGTGAGGTCCTCCGCGTGGACGCGCAGCCCCTCCGTACGCTTCTCGACGGTGACCTCCGCCCGCCGCTCGACGGCGCAGGGGACCGCCGGTTCGCCGTACACGACCGCGTGCTCCCCGAACAGGTACACTTTCCCCGGGGCGCTGGCTGTGACCATACCCGCCCCTCTGTAGCCGTCCCTAAGGGGCTTTTCGGAGCGCCCGCGCCTGGCGCTTCGCCGCCCCCGCCGACGCCCTAGCGCTCCAGCACCCGCATCCGCATCTCCTGCTCCGGATGGGCCGTCAGCGACGGGTTCAGCTCTAGCGGCGTCTCGCCCAGGAACTCGAGGCGGTAGTCGCTCGCCGCCGTCGCCAGGATCAACTGGGCCTCCAGCATGGCGAGGTGCTTGCCGATGCAGTGGCGCGGGCCGCCGCCGAACGGGAAGTAGGCGAACCGGTGGCGCCCCTCGCTGCGCTTCGGTGACCACCGCTCCGGGTCGAAGGTCTCGGGGTCGTCCCACAGCCGGTCGGAGCGGTGGACCGCCCACTGCGGGAGCATGATGGCCGTTCCCGCCGGTACCTCGTACCCCGCGAGTTCGACGTCCGTCGTCGGCTCCCTGAAGATCGTGTACACGGGCGGGAACAGCCGCATCGCCTCCTGGATCACCCACTCCAGGTACTCGAGGTCGCGGACGTGCTCCATCCCGGGCCGTTCGTCCCCGACGACGTCGTCGACCTCCTCGTGGAGGCGCCGCTCGACCTCGGGGTGCTCCGAGAGCAGGAACCACGAGTACGTCAGCGTCAGCGCCGTCGTGTCGTGGCCGGCCAGCAGCATGGTCATCATCTCGTCGCGCACCTGGTCGGGCGATTGCTCGCCGCGGCCCCGCGCGCGCATCAGTATCGACAGGAAGTCCGTCGGTCCCTCCTCCCCGGACCCGAACGTCCCCCGCCGCCGTTCGATCACCTCGTCGAGCACGTCGTCCAGCGCGCCGACGGCGGCCGCGAACTCCCGGTCGCCGGGCATCGGCACCCACTGCGGCGCGGCGAACCGGACGGGATCGGGCTCGAACCGGGCGCCCAGGGGGACCAGCTGCTCCTGAACCGCTGACACCCGCTCGTCGGGTAGCTCGACGCCCATCATCAGATCGAGGATGACGTCCAGCGTCACGTGGGTCATCGACCGCTCGACGTCGACCGCGTCGCCCGCCGTCCAGTCGGCCAGCAGCGCCTCGGCGTGGCCGGTGATCCGGTCGGCCATCCCGGACAGCCGGGACATCGTGAACGCCGGGTTCGCCAGGTCCCGCTGGCTCTCCCATGTCTCGCCCTCGCTCAGCAGGAGCCCCTCGCCGAGCAGATCGCCCAGGGCGTCGCCCTGGAAGTCGGGTTTGCGGAAGCGGTCGGCCTCGGCGACCAGTATCCGCTCGATCACGTCCGGATCGGCGACCATTACGGTGTCCATCGGTCCCATGTCGAACCGGGCCACGTCGCCGTAGGCCGCCTCCAGCGCGGAGAGGAATCTGAACGGGTCGCGGGCGTACGTCCGACTGCTCCCGAACAGGGGTTCGCCGTTCGGACCGGGTGGGGTCTCTGCCATCGAACCTGTTAGGCGACTGCCGCATTTGAATGGCGTGCCAACACCCGTCAGAGATGCGAGGCCGGATCCAGGTCGATCCCGGTGTGGCGTCGGATCGCAGCGCCCGCCAGCCCGCCGACCGCGCTCAGCCCCACCGTGTAGCAGGCGAACAGCGCGAACGCGATCGCGAGGAAGAGGTCGTACGCGGGCGCTCCCGGCGTGATTCCGAAGCCGAGCCGCCCAGCGATCCACAGCGCCGGCGCGAACAGCGCCAGCAGCGGCACGCCGGCGACGACGCCCGAGAGCCCGCCCACTGTGAACGAGTGCACGTACCCGCCGCCGTCGCGATAGGCCGCGCTCGCGCCCCCGGCCAGCGGCGAGAACGGCAGAACAGAGAGGGCGAGCGTCACGGTAGCCCCTGCGGCGGCGTCGACGAGCAGTCGGAGCATCGCCTCAGAGGTCGGCGTCGTACTTCAGGTAGTTGCCGACCCAGCCGCCCAGCGCGCCGAGCGCAGCGGTCGTCAGGGTCGCGATTACCAGTGCGAAAGCGACGAACACGACCCCGAACGCACCGACGGCCAGGAAGGCGCTCGGATCCACGACGAAGCCGAACCCGATCACTCCCAGCGCGGTCAGTACGAGTGCGCCGAAGAGGGTTCCCGGGATCAGCGACAGCAGTCCCGCGAGCGCCCCGACGCGGACCCCGTCCGAGCGTGCCCCGCCGTCGAGGTAGCCGGCGACGGCGCCACCGATCAGCGGACCGATCGGTCCGACGACCGCCCCGGCGATGGCTGCCGCTAGCGCGCCGACGACGGCGTTCGCGAGCGTGTCTCCTTCGGCCATGCGCGCCGCTTCTCGGTCGGCGAGGATAAACCTACCCGAGAACGGCCGTGTCGAGAATCGGATCCGAAACGAAAGGCGTCCGGTTCAGATGTCGCTCTCGAAGTCCTCGAGCGCGTAGACGGTGTCGGCGCCGCGGCGGTCGAGGGTCTCGTTGGCGAGCAGCCAGTAGACGACCGAGAGGGCCTTGCGACCCTTGTTGTTCGTGGGCACCACGAGGTCCACGTTGGACGTGGTGTTGTTGGAGTCGCACATCGCGATGACCGGGATGCCGACGGTGATGGCCTCCTTGACGGCCTGGGCGTCGCCGATGGGGTCGGTCACCACGACGACGTCGGGCTCGATGTACCCGTCGTAGTCGGGGTTGGTCAGCGTGCCGGGGATGAAGCGGCCGGTGCGGGCGCGGGCGCCCACGGCGTCGGCGAACTTCTCGGCCGGGAACCGACCGTACTGGCGCGAGGAGGCGACCAGGATCTGCTCGGGGTTGTAGTTCTCCAGGAAGTCCGCGGCCGTGCGGATCCGCTGGTCGGTCATCGACACGTCCAGCACGTACAGACCGTCGGTCCGGACGCGGTGGATGAACCGCTCCATGTCCTTGGTCTTCTGCTGGGTGCCGATGTGGACCCCGGCGCCGAGGTACTCCTCGACGGGGATGAGGAGGTCGGCCTCGTCGTCGGGCATGACGTCCTCGTCCAGCTGCGGTGTCTCGTCCTCGGCCTCGGCCTCCTCGGCCTCGGCGTCGGCGGGCGCTTCCTCAGTGTCGGTAGCCTCGTCGGCGCCCGTCTCGGCGTCGACGTCCTCGGCCGCCTCGGCCTCGGTGTCGACGTCGGACTCGGACGCGTCGAGACCTTCGTTCTCGTTGCCGCTCATACTGCGTTGTCCTCGATTCGGATGAGTTCGTTCAGCTTGGCTGTGCGTTCGCCGCCGACCGCGCCCGTCTTGATGAACGGGGCGTCGGTCGCGACGGCGAGGTGGGCGATGGTGGCGTCCTCCGTCTCGCCGCTGCGGTGGGAGACGACCGACGCGTAGCCGTTGTCGCGCGCCAGTTCGATGGCGTCGACGGCGTCGGTCAGAGTCCCGATCTGGTTCGGCTTGATCAGGATGGAGTTGGCCGCGCCCGCGTTGATGCCGGCCTGCAAGCGCTCGACGTTCGTCACGAAGAGGTCGTCGCCGCAGATCAGCGTCTGGTCGCCGACCTCGTCGGTGAGGTCGGCGAAGGCCTCGTAGTCGTCCTCGTCGAGGGGGTCCTCGACGTAGACGAGGTCGTACTCCGCGACCTTCTCGGCGATGTAGTCGATCTGCTCCTCGGCGGAGCGGACCCGCTCGCCGTAGACGTAGCCGTCCTCGTCCTCGTCGTAGAGCTCGGCGCCGGCCACGTCGAGGCCGAA
This genomic interval from Halomicrobium urmianum contains the following:
- the idsA3 gene encoding geranylfarnesyl diphosphate synthase, with amino-acid sequence MVQRGQRVEEAILARRERVNDAIPDELPVVEPERLYEASRYLLDAGGKRLRPTMVLLAAEALADVEPLSVDYRAFPTLDGGEIDLMAAAASVEMIQSFTLIHDDIMDDDDLRRGVPAVHREYDLETAILAGDTLYSKAFESMLETGAEPDRSVRAVSKLASTCTKICEGQAFDIDFESRDAVTPDEYLEMVELKTAVLYAASAAIPAELLGADEETDALYGYGLDVGRAFQIQDDLLDLTTPSEKLGKQRGSDLVEDKQTLITLHAREQGVDVDSLVDTDSVEAVTEAEIDAAVERLEEAGSIDYARETAHELIASGKENLQILPDNEARDLLEGIADYLVEREY
- a CDS encoding ribonuclease J, producing MEVEIATIGGYEEVGRQMTAVRAGEDVVIFDMGLNLSKVLIHDNVETERMHSLDLIDMGAIPDDRVMSDLEGDVKAIVPTHGHLDHIGAISKLAHRYDAPIVATPFTIELVKQQIKGEEKFGVQNDLVKMEAGGTMSIGERNELEFVNVTHSIIDAINPVLHTPEGAVVYGLDKRMDHTPVLGDPIDMERFREIGREDEGVLCYIEDCTNANKKGRTPSESVARRHLKDVMYSMEDYDGGIVATTFSSHIARVKSLVEFADDIGRQPVLLGRSMEKYSGTAERLDFVEFPEDLGMYGHRKSVDRTFKRIMNDGKENFLPIVTGHQGEPRAMLTRMGRGETPYELDEGDKVVFSARVIPEPTNEGQRYQSEKLLGMQGARIYDDIHVSGHLNQEGHYEMLQALQPRNVIPAHQDMKGYSSYVDLAENEGYKLGRDLHVTRNGNMIQLTE
- a CDS encoding isopentenyl phosphate kinase; this encodes MTGTVVVKLGGSVITDKSESETVDRDALDAAAAALGEADADLVVVHGGGSFGHHYADEHGVTTERGTRDAADALAIHDAMTRLSREVVDALQSAGVPALPVRPLSAGSRNADGDLSLPTDQIRRLLGEGFAPVLHGDVVAHEGEGVTVVSGDELVVEVAPAVDADRVGLCSTVPGVLDGEDAVIDRIGSIDEVADVLGDSDATDVSGGMAGKVRSLLALDAPAQIFGPDALAGFLAGEAPGTTVDGR
- the mvk gene encoding mevalonate kinase, which translates into the protein MVTASAPGKVYLFGEHAVVYGEPAVPCAVERRAEVTVEKRTEGLRVHAEDLTLDGFTVEFGNGDHPDVDAPESMVEAGMGYVSEAVAQARDAAGVEDVGFEVSIESAIPLGAGLGSSAAVTVAAIEAAARELGAELAPEEIAERAYRVEHEVQDGQASRADTFCSAMGGAVRVEGDDCRTIDGVDDLPFLIGYDGGAGDTGELVAGVRDLREEYGFAADTVSAIGDLVREGESALVDGDLERLGQLMDVNHGLLSALGVSARSLDAMVWAAREAGAHGAKLTGAGGGGCIVALDPSDAPLTALDYTPDCEEAFRAELACEGVRVE
- a CDS encoding cytochrome P450; this translates as MAETPPGPNGEPLFGSSRTYARDPFRFLSALEAAYGDVARFDMGPMDTVMVADPDVIERILVAEADRFRKPDFQGDALGDLLGEGLLLSEGETWESQRDLANPAFTMSRLSGMADRITGHAEALLADWTAGDAVDVERSMTHVTLDVILDLMMGVELPDERVSAVQEQLVPLGARFEPDPVRFAAPQWVPMPGDREFAAAVGALDDVLDEVIERRRGTFGSGEEGPTDFLSILMRARGRGEQSPDQVRDEMMTMLLAGHDTTALTLTYSWFLLSEHPEVERRLHEEVDDVVGDERPGMEHVRDLEYLEWVIQEAMRLFPPVYTIFREPTTDVELAGYEVPAGTAIMLPQWAVHRSDRLWDDPETFDPERWSPKRSEGRHRFAYFPFGGGPRHCIGKHLAMLEAQLILATAASDYRLEFLGETPLELNPSLTAHPEQEMRMRVLER
- a CDS encoding DUF5518 domain-containing protein produces the protein MLRLLVDAAAGATVTLALSVLPFSPLAGGASAAYRDGGGYVHSFTVGGLSGVVAGVPLLALFAPALWIAGRLGFGITPGAPAYDLFLAIAFALFACYTVGLSAVGGLAGAAIRRHTGIDLDPASHL
- a CDS encoding DUF5518 domain-containing protein, translated to MAEGDTLANAVVGALAAAIAGAVVGPIGPLIGGAVAGYLDGGARSDGVRVGALAGLLSLIPGTLFGALVLTALGVIGFGFVVDPSAFLAVGAFGVVFVAFALVIATLTTAALGALGGWVGNYLKYDADL
- the rpsB gene encoding 30S ribosomal protein S2, encoding MSGNENEGLDASESDVDTEAEAAEDVDAETGADEATDTEEAPADAEAEEAEAEDETPQLDEDVMPDDEADLLIPVEEYLGAGVHIGTQQKTKDMERFIHRVRTDGLYVLDVSMTDQRIRTAADFLENYNPEQILVASSRQYGRFPAEKFADAVGARARTGRFIPGTLTNPDYDGYIEPDVVVVTDPIGDAQAVKEAITVGIPVIAMCDSNNTTSNVDLVVPTNNKGRKALSVVYWLLANETLDRRGADTVYALEDFESDI